The genomic region GCGCGCTGGCGCGCGTGGCAGACCTCATACGCTGCGCCGTGTTGCGAGGCACCGTGGCACAATCCGCGATTGCTCAGCGACGCTGGACTGTCGGACGAGCCCGGAAGACTTCCGGACCTCGACGCCACGCGCCTGGAGTCGGTCTATCGTTCCCACTGGATGTTGTGAAGCAGATCGAGCCTTGCCGCGCGAAAGATGGCTTCCGCGAGATTGCTCGCCTGAAGCTTTCGCATCGCCTCATCGAGCGCGCTGTTGATGCGTTCCATCGGAATGTCGGTCTCACGCACCATGTCCTGCCTGGTCCTGCCGCAGGCGGCCAGCGTGAGGCAACGCAGTTCGAGGGGATCGAGTTGGTTCATCTTGTCTGTCCGCCCACTCTCACCCATTAAGGCCCCGCCGCCGCATCTTTTCGCGCGAATTGGACTCTGCTAATTATTTGAAAACGCAAACTTATTTGCACGCTGAGGGTGACGTGCGAAAGCGGAACCACGCGCGGTGATGAATGCAGCCCTAATGCTGTGCCGAAATGGGAAAGGCGCACAGGATTGTCGCTACCTGCATGTTTCCTTAGATCGTAGCCAATTAAGGATAAAAGACGCGCGGCGCTGTAGGGTTGCAAAAGCGGCGGCGGCGTGGTTCCAGCTACTGGATGCATTGCGCTATGAAGGGCACGAACCCGCAGGAAGAGGTCGTCGGATGTCACCGAAGGATTTGAAGGCAGCGCTTAGAAAGGAACGCCTGGCACTGCGTGATGAAATGCCGTTGGAGGTGCGCATCGAGGCGAGCCTGTCCATGGCCGACCACGCCGGCGATATCATCGCTCTCGATCCCGGCCACGTCGTCTCCGGTTTCTGGCCGATTCGGTCGGAAGCGGACATCCGTCCGCTGATGGTGCGGCTCAAGGACCGCGGCGCCCGGCTCTGCCTGCCGGTGATCGTGGACAAGAAGACCATTGTCTTTCGCGAACTCGTCGACGGCGTGGCGGTGGTCGGAACCGGCTTCGGCACGACCGGCCCCGGGCCGGATGCGCCCGAACTCGATCCCGATATCATGCTCGTGCCGCTTTCCGCCTTCGATTCGGCCGGGCACCGGATCGGCTATGGCGCCGGCTATTATGACCGCGCAATCGACCGATTGCGCCGCAAAGGTCACATTCCGCGACTGATCGGGATTGCTTTCGACTGCCAGGAAGTGGCATCAGTGCCGGCTGAACCGCACGACGTCGCGCTGGACGCTGTGCTGACGGAGAGCGGTTTTCGGCATTTCAGACAGGATTGAATGGGTATGCGGCTTCTTTTTCTGGGAGATATGGTTGGCAAGACGGGCCGCACGGCGGTCTGGGAGCGCCTTCCCGGATTGGTCGGCGACCTGAAGCTCGACTTCGTCATCGTCAACGGTGAGAACGCCGCCGGCGGCTTCGGCATCACCGAAGACATCTTCCTGGAAACGATCAATGCCGGCGCCGACGTGGTGACGACCGGCAACCATGTCTGGGACCAGAAGGAAGCGGTGGTCTTCTGCGAGAGGCATGAACAGTTCCTGCGCCCTGCCAACTATCCGGCCGGAACGCCGGGGCGTGGCTCCAATCTCTTCTTTGCCCGTAATGGCGCCCGTGTGCTGGTCGCCAACGTCATGGGGCGGGTTTTCATGCATCCCGAACTCGATGATCCCTTCAAGGCCGCCGAGGCGATCCTCGACGCCTGTCCGCTCGGGGAGCAGGCCGACGCCATCGTCTTCGACTTCCATGCCGAGGCCACCAGCGAAAAGCAGTGCTTCGGACACTTCGTCGATGGCCGCGCCAGCCTCGTGGTCGGAACCCACACCCATGTCCCGACCGCCGACCACCAGATCCTCAACGGTGGCACCGCCTATATCAGCGATGCCGGAATGTGCGGCGACTTTGACTCGTCGCTCGGCATGGACAAGGAAGAGCCGCTCAACCGGTTCATCTCCAAGATGCCGAAGGGCCGCTTCGAGGCGGCTTCCGGCCCGGCAACCATCTGCGGCGTTGGCGTCGAGATTTCCGATCGCACCGGCCTCGCGGAGAAGATCGCGCCGCTGCGGCTCGGTCCGAGGCTCGGCGAAACGATCCCCGAGTTCTGGTCGTAAACCGGGCGCTGCGCGCGCGAGCCTGCATTTTTCCGCTCGATTCTTGCGCTTGCCGCGGCGGTTTGCGACGGTCGTATCGTCTTCCTGGAATTGCGTTTTTTCAAGTGACAGTCCTGCCAAATGGTGGCAGGTTAGCGTCAAAATCAGAGCCGCACGGGATGCGGCCGCTGTTTTGCAAGTTTTCCATTTAGTGCCGCCCGGACGCTCCTGCTTCGGGTTTCAGTGTCGCCAGCCCGAACGTTGAGATCCGGGCGAATTCGGCTTTCAAGTGCTTTCGGAGGACGTGCATGTTGCCAAAGTGGCCGTTGCCCGCGATCTTCAGCGTTTCGTTCTTTCTTTTCGCCGCATCGCTTGCGGCAGCCCAGAACGCACCGCCGGCGCCGACTGTAACCGTCGCCAAGCCGGTCGTGCGCGACGTGATCGACGCTGACGAATTCATTGGTCGCTTCGAGCCTGTCGACGAGGTCGCCATCCGGTCTCGTGTCGGCGGTTATCTCGATGAGGTCTTTTTTACTGACGGGGCATTGGTGAAGAAAGGCGACAAGCTTTTCGTCATCGACCAGCGACCGTTCCGCACCGCTCTCTCCCAGGCGGAAGCCTCGCTGGAAGCGGCGCGTTCGACACTTGAATTCGCGGAGACCACGTTCAAGCGGACGGAATCGCTCGCCGGAAGCGGCACGCTCTCCGTGTCCAGGCTCGATGACGACCGCCGTGCGCTGCTCGCAGCGCAGGCGAATGTACGTGGCGCCGAGGCGGCCGTCGAGCGGGCCAAGCTCGATCTCGAGTATACGACGATCACCGCGCCGTTGAGCGGCCGCGTCGATCGACGCCTGATCTCGCCAGGCAACCTCGTCCAGGCGGATCAGACGGTGTTGACGACCATCGTTTCGCTCGACCCGATCGACTTCTATTTCGATGTCGACGAGCGCCGCCTGCTTTCCTACGCCAGGACCGCTCGAGAACGCGGCAGTGCGCTCCAGGAGGGTGGCGGCGCGCTCACCGTGCGGGTGACGATCGCCGACGCCACCGAACCGCCCTTCGAAGGCAAGCTCGATTTCTCGGAAAACAGGGTGGACAACCAGACGGGCACGATGCGTGTGCGTGCCCGGTTCGCGAACCCGAACTTCATCCTCCAGCCGGGGCTCTTTGGGCGTGTGGAAGTGGAAGGCTCGAACACCTACAAGGCGATCCTTATTCCTGATGAGGCGATCGCCGCCGACCAGAACGAACGCGTCGTCTACGAGGTCGGCCAGGATGGCAGCGTCGTGACCAAGCCCGTGCGCCTCGGACCGCGACTGCATGGCTACCGGGTCATTCGGAGCGGTATGACGGGAGACGAGACGATCATCGTCAATGGTACCGTGCGCGTGAGGCCGGGCGTAAAAGTGAAGCCAGAGCTCGTCGTGCTGCCGCAGGAGGCAGCGCAAGCGGCGGAGAGCGCCCAATGAGATTCGCGCATTTTTTCGTCGACAGGCCGATCTTCGCTTCGGTGCTCTCGATCGTGCTGCTGATCGTTGGCGGCATTGCCTATTTTCAGTTGCCGGTGGCGCAATACCCGGAAATCGCCCCACCCACCATCGTCGTGCGCGCTTCCTATCCGGGCGCCGATGCCGATACCGTCGCCAACACGGTCGCCACGCCGCTCGAGCAGGAGATCAACGGCGTCGAAAACATGCTCTACATGTCGTCCTACTCGACCGCCGACGGTTCGATGGCGCTGACGATCACCTTCGAGTTGGGTACGGACCTCGATCAGGCGCAGGTGCTGGTGCAAAATCGCGTCTCGATCGCCGAGCCCCGCCTTCCCGAGGAGGTTCGGCGCATCGGCATCACCACGACCAAAAGCTCGCCTGACCTGATGATGGTCGTTCACTTGCTTTCGCCGAACGACCGCTACGACCAGCTCTATGTCTCCAACTACGCCCGCACGCGCATCCGCGACATCCTCGTTCGGCTGGACGGCGTCGGTGACGTTATCCTGTTCGGCGAGCGAGAATATGCGCTCCGCGTCTGGCTCGATCCGCAGAAACTCTCCGCCTACGGCATGACAGCGGGCGACGTCGTCGAGGCGCTGCGCCAGCAGAACGTCCAGGTCTCGGGCGGCGCGATCGGCGGCCCGCCGATCGCGGGCGACAATGCCTTCGAATATACGGTCACCACAGACGGCCGTTTCAGCGACGCACGACAGTTCCGCTACGTGATCGTCAAGGCCACGGAAGATGGCAGGCTTGTGCAGTTGCAGGATGTCGCCCGCGTCGAGCTTGGCGCCCGCGAATACGTCAGAAACAGCTACCTGAACGGCAGCCCCGCCGTCGCGCTCGGCATCTTCTCGCGCCCTGGTACCAACGCGCTTGCCGCGGCGGAAGCAATCCAGGCGACGATGACGGAGCTCTCGAAGGATTTCCCGGAGGGGCTGGAATACCGGATCATCTACAATCCGACTGAGTTCATCGCGGAGTCCATTAATGAGGTCTACAAGACGATCGGCGAGGCCGCGATCCTCGTGGCCCTCGTCGTGATCGTTTTCCTGCAGTCTTGGCGCACGGCGATCATTCCGATCGTCGCCATCCCCGTCTCGCTGATCGGTACGTTCGCGCTGCTTTTCGCCTTCGGCTTCTCGCTGAACATGCTGACGCTCTTCGGGCTGGTGCTTGCGATCGGCATCGTCGTTGATGACGCGATCGTCGTCGTCGAGAACGTCGAGCGCAATCTCGAGAAAGGCATGACACCGAGGGAGGCGGCGCATGTGACGATGGACGAAGTGGGCGCGGCGGTGATCGCGATTTCGCTCGTCTTGACGGCGGTGTTCGTGCCGACCGCCTTCATCCCGGGCATAGCCGGCCAGTTCTATCTGCAATTCGCCGTAACAATCGCGGTCGCGACGGTGATCTCCGCGATCAATTCGCTGACGCTCTCGCCGGCGCTTGCCGCCGTTCTGCTGCGGCCGCATGAGAACCATGAGCATGAGAGCCGCAATCCGCTGACGCGGCTCGGCCGGGCTTTCGCCAACGGCTTCAACCGCGGCTTTGACCGGATGGCCGATGGCTACAAATGGGTGGTGGGTCACCTCGTCAGGACACGGTTGGCGATTGGCGCCTCGCTCGTCGTCTTCGCCGCTCTTCTTGGCGCCACTTGGTACATGGCGCAGGCCGTGCCCCGCGGCTTCATCCCGACGATGGACCAGGGCTATGCCATTGTCGTCATCCAGCTCCCGGATGGCGCATCGCTCGCGCGAACCGACGCGGTGGTGCAGCGTGCATCCGCGATGATCCGCGAGGTGCCGGGCGTCCGCGACGCGGTCGCCTTTGCCGGCTTTAGCGGTGCGACTTTCACCAACGCGTCCAATTCCGGCGTCATCTTCACGCCCTTCGACAGTTTCGAGGAAAGGCTCGAGCATAACCAGAGCGCGAGCCAGATCATCGGCGAGATCTTCGGCGCGATGCAGAGCATCCAGGAGGCCTTCATCATCGCCATTCCACCGCCGTCGGTGCGCGGTATCGGCAATTCCGGCGGCTTCAAGATGCAGATTATGGACCGCCAGAACGCTGACATGGGCCGGGCACTGGCGCTCGCCCGCCAGATGATGGGGGCAGCCAGCCAGACCGAAGGGTTGACCGGCGTATTCACTACCTTCTCGGACTCCAGCCCGCAGTTCTTCCTGGCGATCGACCGCGACAAGGCACGGGCGCTAAACGTGCCGATCCCGAATATCTTCGAGACGCTCTCGATCAACCTCGGCACGTCCTACGTCAACGACTTCAACGCATTCGGTCGCGTCTACCAGGTGCGCGCCCAGGCCGATCAGCAATATCGCGTGGAACGAGACGATATCCTCGCTCTGAAGGTGCGTTCTGCGTCAGGTGCGCTGGTACCGCTCGGCACGCTCGTCGAGATCCGCGATACCAGCGGGCCGTCGCTCGTTCAGCGCTACAACATGTATGTTTCCGTGCCGCTCCAGGGCAATCCGGCGCCCGGCGTCTCCACCGGCACGGCGCTCGACAAGATGGAGCAGCTCGCCGCCCAGATGCTGCCGCAGGGCACGACCTTCGAGTGGACAGAGCTTGCCTTCCAGGAGCGCCAGACCGGCAATACCGCCGTCTTCATCTTTACGCTCTCGGTGATCTTCGTCTTCCTCGCGCTGGCCGCGCAATATGAGAGCTGGGTGTTGCCGCTGGCGATCATCCTGATCGTCCCGCTTGCCGTTCTCGCCGCGCTTCTCGGCGTTTCCATCCGAGGGTTCGACAACAACGTGCTCACGCAGATCGGCCTTATCGTGCTGATCGGCCTCGCAGCGAAAAACGCGATCCTGATCGTCGAATTCGCCCGCCAGGGCGAGGAGGAGGGCAAGACGCCGGTCGAGGCGGCGATCGACGCGAGCCGGATCAGGCTGCGTCCAATCCTGATGACCGCCTTTGCCTTCATTCTCGGCGTCGTGCCGCTGGTGATCGCAACTGGTCCCGGCGCCGAAATGCGCCAGTCGCTCGGCACGGCGGTCTTTTCCGGCATGCTCGGCGTTACGCTCCTCGGTCTGTTCCTGACGCCTGTGTTCTATGTGGCGCTGCGCTCGCTTGGCCGAAAACGCGTGAGGGCTGTCGAGGAAGCACCGGGCGCCCCTGCAGAGTGAGTGGGTCTTGCCGGTCCTGCGCCACGGTTCCGCGCCCACTGCATGTTTCCTTAAATCGTCTCCGATTTAAAGATAAAAACATGCAGCAATTCAAAGTGCTACAGCGTCCTTTGTGCGTCTGAAAGACGCACGGCGCTGTAGGACGCATTCGGTCCCTGCGTTCGAGAAATGCGGACAATGACGCGATTGTGAGCGCCAGCGCCAGTTTGGCGCTGGACGGGACCGCGACCTTGAATAATCCTGCCACCCGCCAGATCACGATGACTTTAGGTCTTATCAACCTAAAGTCATAACCGTGCTCGATTCTAATGAGTTAGAGCGGGATGCGGGCGGAAAACCGCGCACACTTTCCCTCATCCGGCTCTAAAAACGCGTGTGAGAGGTGAAGGATGCTGCTCCGATACCTTGCCTACACCCTGGCTGCCATCTGGCTGATCCATACGTTCTGGCCGGAACATGCGCATGCGCAGCAGCCTTCACCGCCAGTGAGCCAATGCCAGGCGATCGCGGAAGCCACGCCGAAAGCGACATTCGCCCGCTTCGCAGTTCCGGGGGCAATGCGGGTGAGCGCGGCCGATAGCGAGGTCAACATAACCTATCTCGGCCACTCGACATTCCTGATCGAAACGCCGGACGGTATTTCGATCGCCACGGACTATAACGGCTGGTTCCAGACTTCGGCGCCACCTACCGTGGTGACGATGAACAAGGCCCATTCCAGTCACTACACGCTGACGCCAGATCCGGGCATTCGCCACGTCCTGCACGGCTGGAGCGACAATGGCGAGGCGGCCGACCACGATCTCGTCGTCGGCGATGCCTATATCCGCAATGTCGTGACGGACATACGCTCCGGCTTCGAGGGTATGGAGCCCAATGGCAATTCGATTTTCATCTTCGAGGTCGCGGGGCTCTGCATCGGCCATCTCGGCCATCTGCACTACGAACTCGACGACAGCCACTACCGCCAGATCGGCCGGCTCGACGTGCTGATGGTTCCAGTCGACGGTGGCCTGACCATGGGCGCCGAAAGCATGAGCCGTGTCGTGTCGCGACTGCGCGCGGCGCTGATCCTGCCGATGCACCGGCCGCCGTTGATCAACGACTTTCTGGCAATGTTCGGCGACGACTACGACAAGAGCTTCGCCACCGGCCCGAGCGTCAAGGTTTCTCTGCGTTCCCTGCCGAGCAAACCGCTGATCCACGTCCTCCAGGGGATGTGAGACATTTGCCTATCCGAGGCGCGCTTGCTGCGCCTTGCCGGCGCCGGATTTCCTCTCCCTGAAAAGACCCGGCCCCTGCTGGACGGGACGTGGCAATAAAACTATAAGGCGCCCCATCCCGATAATTCATGCATGCAGAGGGCGCCATGGCTGGCCATTCACAGTTCAAGAACATCATGCACCGCAAGGGCCGTCAGGATGCGGTGCGCTCGAAAATGTTTTCCAAGCTCGCGCGCGAGATCACCGTTGCCGCAAAGTCGGGCATGCCTGACCCGGCGATGAACCCGCGCCTCAGGCTGGCGATCCAGAACGCCAAGGCCCAGTCGATGCCGAAGGACAACATCGAGCGGGCGATCAAGAAGGCGTCGGGTGGCGATGCGGAGAACTACGAGGAAGTTCGCTACGAGGGCTACGGTCCGGGCGGCGTCGCTGTCATCGTCGAGGCGCTGACCGACAACCGCAACCGCACCGCCTCCAATGTGCGCTCGACCTTCACCAAGGCTGGCGGCGCACTTGGCGAAACCGGCTCGGTTTCCTTCTCCTTCGATCGCGTGGGCGAAATCACCTACAAGCTTTCCGTCGGCGATTCCGACAAGGTCATGGAAGCGGCCATCGAAGCAGGTGCCGATGATGTGACGACGGACGAGGATGGCCACACGATCATCTGCGGCTTTGAGAATATTGGCGAAGTCTCCAAGACCCTCGAAGAGGTCCTCGGCGAAGCGGAAACCGTCAAGGCGATCTGGAAGCCTCAGAACACTGTGCCGGTCGACGAGGAAAAGGCACAGTCGCTAATGAAGCTGATCGACAATCTCGAAGACGATGACGACGTTCAGAACGTCTATTCGAACTTCGAGGTTTCCGACGAGGTGCTGGCAAGGCTTTCCGCCTGACGTTTCTTTTGATCTACGAAACGACCCGCGCTCCAAAATGGAGCGCGGGTCTTTTTTGTTTCAGCCGTGCCGAGAAGGCGACGATCTTTCAGGCGGCCACAGCGAGATGACGGTGCGCTTCGCCAAACAGCCTCAACGAATGCAGCCGCGCCTCCATATCGAAGATCGGCATGGAGATGATCAACTCGTCGGCATCGGTCTGCTCGATGAACGCCCGGATGTTGCTGCGGATGGTTTCAGGACCGCCGACGACCGCGTAGCTCATCGCGTGGTCGACGAAGATCTTTTCGTCGTCGCTCCAAAGCCCCTCCATGGATTTGACCGGCGGCGGAAAGCGTCCGCGGGCATTGCGGCGCAGTGCCACGAAGGATTGCTGCATCGAGGTAAAGAGATAGTTCGCCTCCTCGTCGGTATCGGCGGCGACGCCCATGACGCCGACCATCACATGCGGCTTGTCGAGCTCAGGCGACGGCGTGAAGCGCTCGCGGTAGATTTCGAGGGCGGTGAGCAGCATGTCGGGTGCGAAATGCGAGGCGAAAGCGAAGGGGAGGCCGAGCATGCCGGCGAGGTGAGCGCTGAAGTGGCTGGAACCGAGCAGCCAGATCGGCACATTGGAATCGGCGCCGGGGACCGCGATGATCTTCTGGTCTTCGGTGACCGGGCCGAGCAGCGCCTGGAGCTCCACGACATCGTTCGGGAAATTGTTGGCGCTCGTCTCCATGTTGCGCCGGAGCGCCTGTGCCGTTCTCATGTCGGTGCCGGGCGCGCGGCCGAGGCCAAGGTCGATGCGGCCTGGATAGAGCGCGGCGAGCGTGCCGAATTGCTCGGCGATGACGAGGGGCGAATGATTGGGCAGCATGATTCCACCCGAGCCGACGCGGATCGATCGTGTCGCCGACGCCACGTGGGAAATGACGAGCGACGTCGCTGCGCTGGCGATTCCCTTCATTCCGTGATGTTCGGCGAGCCAGAAGCGCTTGTAACCGTTCTCCTCTGCGGCCATTGCCAGCCGGCGCGAGTTTTCGAGCGACTGGGCGACGCTGCCGCCCTCGGTAATCGGCGACAGGTCGAGAACGGAGAACGGGATCATGGCAAGACCTTCAATTAAGAGAAATTGATCGATCGCAATGTAGGTTCAAGTTTCTTAAAGCCAAGAGTGGCACTGCATGTTTCCTTAAATCGTAACCGATTTAAGGACAAAAACATGCAGCAATTCAAAGCGCTCCAACGTCCTTTGTGCGTCTGAAAAGACGCACCACGCTGTAGGCCGTTTTCGCCACTGCGCCGACCATTCCTGTGTAATGTTTTTGTTTTGTTCACTTTTTGCTGGCAGCGTCTGGCTGACCGACATAGGGTGAGGCATGCAGAATACGATTCGCATCATCGGCATCGATCCGGGCCTTCGGCGCACCGGGTGGGGCGTCATCGAAACCTTGGGCAATTCGCTGCGTTTCGTAGCCTCCGGCACGGTCACGTCGGACGGCGAAATGGATCTTGCATCACGCCTTTGCCAATTGCATGACGGGCTTGCCGACGTCGTGCACAGCTACCAGCCGCATGAGGCCGCCGTGGAGCAGACCTTCGTCAACAAGGACGCGACAGCGACACTTAAGCTCGGCCAGGCACGCGGCATCGCCATGCTGGTTCCGGCTCGTGCGGGTCTCAGAGTGGCGGAATATGCGCCGAATGCGGTGAAGAAAGCGGTGATCGGCGTCGGTCATGGTGAGAAGCAGCAGATCCACATGATGCTGAAGGTGCTGATGCCGAAGGTTCAGTTCAAGGGCAACGATGCCGCCGATGCGCTCGCAATCGCCATCTGCCACGCGCACAACCGGCAGGCGATCACCAGCCGGCTTGCGGCGCTTGCGGGGTAGGGCCATCTATCGGAATCTGTTTAAACGGCAACGGTCCAAATCCATCCAGAAAGACAAGGTCAGATGATCGGCAAGCTCAAGGGCACCATTGACGAGATCGGCGAGGATCACGTCGTTCTCGACGTGCATGGCGTCGGATATGTCGCCCATTGTTCTGCGCGGACTCTCGGCAAGCTCGGATCGGCGGGCGAAGCGGCGATGCTTTTTATCGAGACCTATGTGCGCGAGGATCAGCTCAAGCTTTTTGGCTTTCTGACGGCCATCGAGCGTGAGTGGTTCCGCCTGCTCCAGAGCGTCCAGGGCGTGGGGTCCAAGGTAGCGCTTGCGGTGCTTTCGACGCTGACGCCCAGCGAGCTTGCGAGCGCGATCGCACTGCAGGACAAGACATCGGTCTCTCGCGCCCCGGGTGTTGGCCCCAAGGTGGCCGTGCGTATCGTCACCGAACTCAAGAACAAGGCGCCTGCCTTTGCCGGCGAGCCATCCGCTGCGATCAGCCTCAAGCAGGAACTGGGCGAGGGCGTTGCCTCGGCGCCGGTCGCGGACGCCGTTTCGGCCTTGACCAATCTCGGCTATTCGCGCGATCAGGCGGCAAATGCCGTTGCGGCGGCCTTGAAAAACGGCGGTGAGGGCGGCGACAGCGCCAGGCTCATTCGCCTCGGGTTGAAGGAACTGGCGCGGTGAGGGGCCGGGCCCTGCTACGGTCACAAAGCAATGGAATGACGCGATCCGCGCTGGATCCGGCGATGCGATGACAATATGGTTGAGCGCGCGGAATCGATGGCGATGACTGGCTTTGGTCCGCGCACGGCGCAATGGCGCGGTGCAACCCGAAATGGAAGTCTGAAATGAGTGAAGCCGCACGCCTGATTGCGCCGGAAAAGCGAGGCGAGGACCTCGATCAGACGCTGCGTCCGCAGTCGCTGGACGAGTTCACCGGCCAGGCGGAGGCGCGTGCCAACCTCAAGGTCTTCATCGAGGCGGCGCGCAATCGTGGCGAGGCGCTCGACCACGTGCTTTTTGTCGGTCCGCCCGGTCTCGGCAAGACGACTCTCGCTCAGATCATGGCCAAGGAACTCGGCGTCAACTTCCGCTCCACCTCCGGACCGGTCATCGCCAAGGCCGGGGATCTCGCGGCGCTGCTCACCAATCTCGAAGAGCGCGACGTGCTGTTCATCGACGAGATCCATCGCCTGAACCCGGCGGTCGAGGAAATTCTCTATCCGGCCATGGAGGATTTCCAGCTCGACCTCATCATCGGCGAGGGACCGGCGGCGCGTTCGGTGAAGATCGACCTTTCCAAGTTCACGCTGGTGGCGGCGACTACCCGCCTCGGCCTGCTGACGACGCCGCTGCGCGACCGCTTCGGCATTCCGGTGCGGCTCAATTTCTACACGGTCGAGGAACTGGAGCTGATCGTCCGCCGCGGGGCGCGGCTGATGGGCCTCGGCATGACCGACGAGGGGGCACGCGAAATCGCCCGCCGCGCACGCGGGACGCCGAGGATCGCCGGCCGTCTTCTGCGGCGCGTGCGCGATTTCGCCGAGGTTGCCCGGGCGGAGGCCGTGACGCGGCAGATCGCCGACGAGGCGCTGACCCGCCTGCTTGTCGACAGCATGGGGCTCGACCAGTTGGACCGCCGTTACCTGACGATGATCGCCCACAATTTCGGCGGCGGACCGGTCGGCATCGAGACGATTGCGGCCGGGCTTTCCGAGCCGCGCGATGCGATCGAGGACATCATCGAACCCTATCTGATCCAGCAGGGGTTCATCCAGCGCACGCCGCGCGGCCGGGTGCTGACGGCGAATGCCTGGAAGCATCTCGGCCTCAATCCGCCGAAGGATATCGAGACGACTCAGTTCCGCCTGACGCTGGAGGACGACTGAAGTGTTCACCCGCCGAGGATTCCTGCAGACGCTCGGTGGCGGTTTCGCAAGTTTCGCGGCACTCGGCAGCTATGCCTTTGCCATCGAGCCGCTCGCGCGACTGAATATTGCCCGCTACACACTGACGCCGCCCGGCTGGACGCCTGGTCTGAAGCTTCGCGTGGTCGCGCT from Sinorhizobium garamanticum harbors:
- a CDS encoding 5-formyltetrahydrofolate cyclo-ligase → MSPKDLKAALRKERLALRDEMPLEVRIEASLSMADHAGDIIALDPGHVVSGFWPIRSEADIRPLMVRLKDRGARLCLPVIVDKKTIVFRELVDGVAVVGTGFGTTGPGPDAPELDPDIMLVPLSAFDSAGHRIGYGAGYYDRAIDRLRRKGHIPRLIGIAFDCQEVASVPAEPHDVALDAVLTESGFRHFRQD
- a CDS encoding transcriptional regulator, with the translated sequence MNQLDPLELRCLTLAACGRTRQDMVRETDIPMERINSALDEAMRKLQASNLAEAIFRAARLDLLHNIQWER
- a CDS encoding efflux RND transporter permease subunit, whose protein sequence is MRFAHFFVDRPIFASVLSIVLLIVGGIAYFQLPVAQYPEIAPPTIVVRASYPGADADTVANTVATPLEQEINGVENMLYMSSYSTADGSMALTITFELGTDLDQAQVLVQNRVSIAEPRLPEEVRRIGITTTKSSPDLMMVVHLLSPNDRYDQLYVSNYARTRIRDILVRLDGVGDVILFGEREYALRVWLDPQKLSAYGMTAGDVVEALRQQNVQVSGGAIGGPPIAGDNAFEYTVTTDGRFSDARQFRYVIVKATEDGRLVQLQDVARVELGAREYVRNSYLNGSPAVALGIFSRPGTNALAAAEAIQATMTELSKDFPEGLEYRIIYNPTEFIAESINEVYKTIGEAAILVALVVIVFLQSWRTAIIPIVAIPVSLIGTFALLFAFGFSLNMLTLFGLVLAIGIVVDDAIVVVENVERNLEKGMTPREAAHVTMDEVGAAVIAISLVLTAVFVPTAFIPGIAGQFYLQFAVTIAVATVISAINSLTLSPALAAVLLRPHENHEHESRNPLTRLGRAFANGFNRGFDRMADGYKWVVGHLVRTRLAIGASLVVFAALLGATWYMAQAVPRGFIPTMDQGYAIVVIQLPDGASLARTDAVVQRASAMIREVPGVRDAVAFAGFSGATFTNASNSGVIFTPFDSFEERLEHNQSASQIIGEIFGAMQSIQEAFIIAIPPPSVRGIGNSGGFKMQIMDRQNADMGRALALARQMMGAASQTEGLTGVFTTFSDSSPQFFLAIDRDKARALNVPIPNIFETLSINLGTSYVNDFNAFGRVYQVRAQADQQYRVERDDILALKVRSASGALVPLGTLVEIRDTSGPSLVQRYNMYVSVPLQGNPAPGVSTGTALDKMEQLAAQMLPQGTTFEWTELAFQERQTGNTAVFIFTLSVIFVFLALAAQYESWVLPLAIILIVPLAVLAALLGVSIRGFDNNVLTQIGLIVLIGLAAKNAILIVEFARQGEEEGKTPVEAAIDASRIRLRPILMTAFAFILGVVPLVIATGPGAEMRQSLGTAVFSGMLGVTLLGLFLTPVFYVALRSLGRKRVRAVEEAPGAPAE
- a CDS encoding TIGR00282 family metallophosphoesterase encodes the protein MRLLFLGDMVGKTGRTAVWERLPGLVGDLKLDFVIVNGENAAGGFGITEDIFLETINAGADVVTTGNHVWDQKEAVVFCERHEQFLRPANYPAGTPGRGSNLFFARNGARVLVANVMGRVFMHPELDDPFKAAEAILDACPLGEQADAIVFDFHAEATSEKQCFGHFVDGRASLVVGTHTHVPTADHQILNGGTAYISDAGMCGDFDSSLGMDKEEPLNRFISKMPKGRFEAASGPATICGVGVEISDRTGLAEKIAPLRLGPRLGETIPEFWS
- a CDS encoding efflux RND transporter periplasmic adaptor subunit yields the protein MLPKWPLPAIFSVSFFLFAASLAAAQNAPPAPTVTVAKPVVRDVIDADEFIGRFEPVDEVAIRSRVGGYLDEVFFTDGALVKKGDKLFVIDQRPFRTALSQAEASLEAARSTLEFAETTFKRTESLAGSGTLSVSRLDDDRRALLAAQANVRGAEAAVERAKLDLEYTTITAPLSGRVDRRLISPGNLVQADQTVLTTIVSLDPIDFYFDVDERRLLSYARTARERGSALQEGGGALTVRVTIADATEPPFEGKLDFSENRVDNQTGTMRVRARFANPNFILQPGLFGRVEVEGSNTYKAILIPDEAIAADQNERVVYEVGQDGSVVTKPVRLGPRLHGYRVIRSGMTGDETIIVNGTVRVRPGVKVKPELVVLPQEAAQAAESAQ
- a CDS encoding MBL fold metallo-hydrolase encodes the protein MLLRYLAYTLAAIWLIHTFWPEHAHAQQPSPPVSQCQAIAEATPKATFARFAVPGAMRVSAADSEVNITYLGHSTFLIETPDGISIATDYNGWFQTSAPPTVVTMNKAHSSHYTLTPDPGIRHVLHGWSDNGEAADHDLVVGDAYIRNVVTDIRSGFEGMEPNGNSIFIFEVAGLCIGHLGHLHYELDDSHYRQIGRLDVLMVPVDGGLTMGAESMSRVVSRLRAALILPMHRPPLINDFLAMFGDDYDKSFATGPSVKVSLRSLPSKPLIHVLQGM
- a CDS encoding YebC/PmpR family DNA-binding transcriptional regulator, with product MAGHSQFKNIMHRKGRQDAVRSKMFSKLAREITVAAKSGMPDPAMNPRLRLAIQNAKAQSMPKDNIERAIKKASGGDAENYEEVRYEGYGPGGVAVIVEALTDNRNRTASNVRSTFTKAGGALGETGSVSFSFDRVGEITYKLSVGDSDKVMEAAIEAGADDVTTDEDGHTIICGFENIGEVSKTLEEVLGEAETVKAIWKPQNTVPVDEEKAQSLMKLIDNLEDDDDVQNVYSNFEVSDEVLARLSA